The proteins below are encoded in one region of Lactuca sativa cultivar Salinas chromosome 3, Lsat_Salinas_v11, whole genome shotgun sequence:
- the LOC111902087 gene encoding two-component response regulator ARR2 isoform X2 has translation MWVSISYLRTILILQGGHINLKRSLKSIPTVTFSSDHKCLTIGKRMMVAGATGGSPGLIADALTEKDIHGSYTSGGWKSDVSRWKNESCVEGNKTWGSIEHKSGGGADDNHDSEYGSSVNGGGENGVLTCHKKRRSIKEEDDCELESDVPSASKKPRVVWSMELHQQFVSAVNQLGIDSMLLSRRRLCFP, from the exons ATGTGGGTTTCAAT CAGTTACCTGAGGACAATATTGATTCTGCAAGGAGGGCATATAAATTTGAAGAGAAGTCTGAAGAGCATTCCTACAGTAACATTTTCCTCTGATCACAAGTGTTTGACAATTGGGAAAAGGATGATGGTTGCAGGTGCAACCGGGGGGAGTCCGGGTTTGATTGCTGATGCCTTGACAGAGAAGGATATTCATGGTTCATATACAAGTGGAGGTTGGAAAAG TGATGTCAGCAGATGGAAGAACGAATCTTGTGTTGAGGGGAATAAGACATGGG GGAGCATAGAGCACAAAAGTGGAGGAGGAGCTGATGATAATCATGATAGTGAGTATGGTTCTTCTGTTAATGGAGGAGGAGAAAATGGGGTGCTGACGTGTCATAAAAAAAGGAGAAGTATTAAAGAAGAAGATGATTGTGAACTTGAAAGTGATGTTCCATCTGCTTCAAAAAAGCCACGTGTTGTTTGGTCTATGGAGTTGCATCAACAATTCGTTAGTGCTGTGAATCAACTTGGAATCGAta GTATGCTTTTGAGTAGAAGGAGACTTTGCTTTCCTTAA
- the LOC111902087 gene encoding two-component response regulator ARR2 isoform X3 produces MWVSISYLRTILILQGGHINLKRSLKSIPTVTFSSDHKCLTIGKRMMVAGATGGSPGLIADALTEKDIHGSYTSGGWKSDVSRWKNESCVEGNKTWGSIEHKSGGGADDNHDSEYGSSVNGGGENGVLTCHKKRRSIKEEDDCELESDVPSASKKPRVVWSMELHQQFVSAVNQLGIDISSSRE; encoded by the exons ATGTGGGTTTCAAT CAGTTACCTGAGGACAATATTGATTCTGCAAGGAGGGCATATAAATTTGAAGAGAAGTCTGAAGAGCATTCCTACAGTAACATTTTCCTCTGATCACAAGTGTTTGACAATTGGGAAAAGGATGATGGTTGCAGGTGCAACCGGGGGGAGTCCGGGTTTGATTGCTGATGCCTTGACAGAGAAGGATATTCATGGTTCATATACAAGTGGAGGTTGGAAAAG TGATGTCAGCAGATGGAAGAACGAATCTTGTGTTGAGGGGAATAAGACATGGG GGAGCATAGAGCACAAAAGTGGAGGAGGAGCTGATGATAATCATGATAGTGAGTATGGTTCTTCTGTTAATGGAGGAGGAGAAAATGGGGTGCTGACGTGTCATAAAAAAAGGAGAAGTATTAAAGAAGAAGATGATTGTGAACTTGAAAGTGATGTTCCATCTGCTTCAAAAAAGCCACGTGTTGTTTGGTCTATGGAGTTGCATCAACAATTCGTTAGTGCTGTGAATCAACTTGGAATCGAta TATCAAGTTCCAGAGAATGA
- the LOC111902087 gene encoding two-component response regulator ARR2 isoform X1, which produces MWVSISYLRTILILQGGHINLKRSLKSIPTVTFSSDHKCLTIGKRMMVAGATGGSPGLIADALTEKDIHGSYTSGGWKSDVSRWKNESCVEGNKTWGSIEHKSGGGADDNHDSEYGSSVNGGGENGVLTCHKKRRSIKEEDDCELESDVPSASKKPRVVWSMELHQQFVSAVNQLGIDSMLLLLFFSIIIII; this is translated from the exons ATGTGGGTTTCAAT CAGTTACCTGAGGACAATATTGATTCTGCAAGGAGGGCATATAAATTTGAAGAGAAGTCTGAAGAGCATTCCTACAGTAACATTTTCCTCTGATCACAAGTGTTTGACAATTGGGAAAAGGATGATGGTTGCAGGTGCAACCGGGGGGAGTCCGGGTTTGATTGCTGATGCCTTGACAGAGAAGGATATTCATGGTTCATATACAAGTGGAGGTTGGAAAAG TGATGTCAGCAGATGGAAGAACGAATCTTGTGTTGAGGGGAATAAGACATGGG GGAGCATAGAGCACAAAAGTGGAGGAGGAGCTGATGATAATCATGATAGTGAGTATGGTTCTTCTGTTAATGGAGGAGGAGAAAATGGGGTGCTGACGTGTCATAAAAAAAGGAGAAGTATTAAAGAAGAAGATGATTGTGAACTTGAAAGTGATGTTCCATCTGCTTCAAAAAAGCCACGTGTTGTTTGGTCTATGGAGTTGCATCAACAATTCGTTAGTGCTGTGAATCAACTTGGAATCGAtagtatgttattattattatttttttcaattattattattatttaa